One Ricinus communis isolate WT05 ecotype wild-type chromosome 2, ASM1957865v1, whole genome shotgun sequence DNA segment encodes these proteins:
- the LOC8269975 gene encoding histone-lysine N-methyltransferase ATXR7, whose product MVSSSALVQEYDSSLLSRKRLKVSNCELDSHISIGYHDDHASISVQSVSDTMNFSAHGCFNACHAASFCCCLDKKTCSSSVLEMSCQLNGNSSGIPESSNAGGSVKSYQDKNFPGYMPPAFASGWMYLNVNGQMCGPYIQQQLYEGLSTGFLHEDLPVYPVLNGTLVNPVPLKYFNQFPDHVATGFAYLGIGISGTSMPMSHFTSVSMDSAIHRQEGCVPHAAQVSLCSDAQEMVSHSHVPHNTCGSNQPVSNSMAASHDIPFSLLSGEDSCWMFEDDGGRKHGPHSLSELYSWHRHGYLRNSLTIYHIQNKFRPFPLLSVIDAWSTDKHESVLASDAEGEMGSLCSFVSEISEEVSCQLHAGIMKAARRVALDEIISNVMSEFFDTKKSHRNLKRSYQDARACSPHERMSEVTGERRNHAVPECKPAAFSHNSDQACVDGMSELLPKNTKSVGTIDNFWGSYAVVCRILFDYCMEVMWNAVFYDAIADYSNSWRRRKLWSARSNIRLPASIKDYGGEIEKLSSELELESDCSVDCPPNFDLVTVKKDNHAQSHNLSPFLHVRERASKLNALSHKAYRGIRRILEYVKNELHMSTKPFFSEYVEFLIDKEVGKIVRVSEDDKLNEETVESFSRRCQTTDYSSSEFQDELTTDSVKLNVETSDDTQSLVQAGKPLGSLAPEDLFSNFVASAFAKSQVDVDFVMVDQNIDEPPPPGFGDNARTLVPSPIHKFRPTQPEESIPKIREYVAMAICRQKLHDDVLSEWKSFFIDGILNQFLRSIHTLRQHCQPGSKMGGTSNANKDHNGTALTSLYKLKGTREFNSSDSAGVSSVCDKYTYYRKKKLVRKKLGSSSQSITPVDTGLQHHPVEKLQKQNVVKDIEVEPVVATLKKKKQKKGQTELSDDRRAIKSIVKSSLPSDQSMAKNGTHQKVIKYKHAVPRPSINVTIDTIKPNRKNSSDVSKDHAKVKKVSDSNNHDGGIEEVPTHDYSKKNLATKISKLKRKHSADGRSVSHPMKFLKVTTSGSKQAASRQVTAGKAKSRKSRASNSCPRSDGCARSSITGWEWHKWSHSASPADRARVRGIHCLHANYSVSEAYTSQLSNGKVLSARTNRVKMRNLLAAAEGADLLKATQLKARKKRLRFQQSKIHDWGLVALEPIEAEDFVIEYVGELIRPRISDIRERLYEKMGIGSSYLFRLDDGYVVDATKRGGVARFINHSCEPNCYTKVISVEGQKKIFIYAKRHIAAGEEITYNYKFPLEEKKIPCNCGSRKCRGSLN is encoded by the exons ATGGTTTCTTCATCCGCACTTGTTCAGGAATATGACAGCTCTTTATTGTCTAGGAAGAGGTTGAAAGTTTCAAATTGTGAACTAGATTCACATATCTCCATCGGCTACCATGATGATCATGCTTCTATTTCAGTTCAGTCAGTCTCAGACACCATGAATTTCTCAGCTCATGG GTGCTTTAATGCCTGTCATGCTGCTTCATTTTGCTGCTGCTTGGACAAAAAGACTTGTTCTAGTTCTGTGCTTGAGATGAGTTGTCAATTGAATGGCAATAGTAGTGGTATTCCAGAGTCTAGTAATGCTGGAGGGTCAGTGAAATCCTACCAGGATAAGAACTTTCCTGGCTACATGCCACCTGCTTTTGCCAGTGGATGGATGTATCTTAATGTAAATGGACAAATGTGTGGTCCTTATATTCAGCAACAGTTATACGAGGGTTTATCTACTGGTTTCCTGCATGAAGATCTTCCTGTCTATCCAGTTTTAAATGGGACATTAGTCAATCCTGTACCTTTAAAGTACTTCAACCAGTTCCCTGATCATGTTGCTACTGGTTTTGCATACCTTGGCATTGGTATCTCAGGCACATCCATGCCTATGAGTCATTTTACCTCTGTTAGTATGGATTCTGCTATACATAGGCAAGAAGGCTGTGTTCCACATGCTGCTCAAGTTTCTCTTTGTTCAGATGCACAGGAGATGGTATCCCATTCACATGTGCCTCATAATACTTGCGGCTCCAATCAGCCAGTTTCAAATTCTATGGCAGCTAGCCATGATATACCATTCTCATTGCTG TCAGGGGAAGATTCTTGTTGGATGTTTGAGGATGATGGAGGGAGGAAACATGGACCACATTCTCTTTCAGAACTTTATTCTTGGCATCGTCATGGATATCTCCGCAATTCTTTGACA ATATATCATATCCAAAACAAGTTTAGACCCTTCCCTTTGCTATCCGTTATAGATGCATGGAGTACAGATAAACATGAATCTGTTTTGGCATCTGATGCCGAAGGCGAGATGGGCTCACTATGCAGCTTTGTGTCTGAAATCTCCGAAGAAGTTTCTTGTCAACTGCATGCTGGAATAATGAAAGCAGCTCGTAGAGTTGCTTTAGATGAGATCATTAGCAATGTCATGTCAGAGTTCTTTGATACAAAGAAAAGTCATAGAAATCTTAAGCGCAGTTATCAAGACGCCAGAGCTTGCTCTCCACATGAAAGAATG TCTGAAGTTACTGGcgaaaggagaaatcatgctgTTCCTGAGTGCAAACCGGCAGCTTTTAGCCATAACTCCGATCAGGCATGTGTTGATGGGATGTCAGAGCTGTTacccaaaaacacaaaatctGTTGGAACAATTGATAACTTCTGGGGGTCTTACGCAGTTGTTTGTAGAATCCTTTTTGATTATTGCATGGAAGTCATGTGGAATGCTGTCTTTTATGATGCCATTGCAGATTATTCTAATTCTTGGCGAAGAAGAAAACTCTGGTCCGCACGTTCAAATATTAGACTACCTGCTAGTATCAAGGATTATGGCGGGGAGATTGAAAAATTATCCAGTGAACTTGAACTT GAATCTGATTGCAGTGTTGATTGTCCCCCCAATTTTGATCTTGTGACAGTTAAGAAAGATAATCATGCGCAATCGCATAATCTATCTCCATTTCTGCATGTGAGAGAGAGGGCATCCAAACTGAATGCCCTATCCCACAAGGCCTACAGGGGTATAAGACGCATCTTAGAGTATGTAAAAAATGAGCTACATATGTCCACAAAGCCATTTTTCTCCGAATATGTTGAATTTCTTATTGACAAAGAAGTGGGGAAAATAGTTAGAGTCTCAGAGGATGACAAACTGAATGAG GAGACTGTTGAATCTTTCTCTCGACGTTGTCAGACAACTGATTATAGTTCTTCAGAATTTCAAGATGAATTGACGACTGATTCCGTTAAACTGAATGTTGAGACATCTGACGATACTCAAAGTTTGGTACAAGCTGGAAAACCCTTAGGTTCATTGGCACCTGAGGATCTTTTCTCCAACTTTGTGGCAAGTGCGTTTGCAAAGTCACAGGTAGATGTTGATTTTGTGATGGTTGACCAAAATATTGACGAGCCACCACCACCTGGTTTTGGAGATAATGCTAGGACTCTTGTCCCATCACCTATTCATAAATTCCGACCTACACAACCAGAAGAGTCTATTCCTAAGATCAGAGAATATGTTGCCATGGCGATTTGCAGGCAAAAGTTGCATGATGATGTACTAAGCGAGTGGAAGTCATTTTTCATCGATGGCATTCTTAATCAATTTCTTAGATCAATTCATACTTTAAGACAACACTGTCAACCTGGCAGTAAGATG GGAGGAACATCTAATGCCAATAAGGATCACAATGGCACTGCTCTTACTTCTCTATACAAACTTAAAGGAACAAGGGAATTTAACAGTTCAGACTCTGCGGGGGTGTCTTCGGTTTGTGATAAATACACATATTATCGGAAGAAGAAGTTGGTGCGGAAGAAGTTGGGTTCATCTTCTCAGTCCATAACACCAGTTGACACAGGGCTACAGCATCATCCTGTAGAGAAATTACAGAAGCAGAATGTTGTCAAAGATATAGAAGTTGAACCTGTCGTTGCCACtctcaagaagaagaaacaaaagaagggCCAAACTGAATTATCTGATGACAGAAGGGCTATAAAGTCCATTGTTAAGAGTAGCTTACCTAGTGATCAATCAATGGCCAAAAATGGCACTCATCAAAAAGTGATCAAGTATAAGCATGCAGTTCCTAGACCTA GTATTAACGTCACAATAGATACTATAAAACCCAATCGGAAGAATTCTTCAGATGTAAGTAAAGATCATGCTAAAGTTAAGAAGGTTAGTGATAGCAACAACCATGATGGTGGAATTGAGGAAGTTCCTACTCATGattattcaaaaaagaatCTAG CAACTAAGATAtcaaagttaaaaagaaagcATTCAGCAGATGGTAGGTCAGTTTCACATCCTATGAAATTCCTGAAAGTGACCACTAGTGGCTCCAAGCAAGCTGCATCTAGACAGGTCACAGCGGGGAAGGCAAAATCCCGTAAATCCAGGGCGTCAAATTCGTGCCCTAGATCAGATGGATGTGCACGATCTTCAATCACTGGCTGGGAATGGCACAAATGGTCACATAGTGCAAGTCCTGCAGACAGAGCGCGTGTTAGGGGAATTCATTGTCTTCATGCTAACTATTCAGTTTCTGAGGCCTATACTTCTCAGTTGTCAAATGGTAAGGTTCTTTCTGCAAGAACAAACAGGGTGAAGATGCGCAATCTTCTTGCTGCAGCTGAAGGCGCTGATCTTTTAAAAGCTACACAATTGAAG GCAAGAAAAAAGCGTTTGCGTTTCCAACAGAGCAAGATTCATGACTGGGGTCTTGTTGCGCTGGAGCCAATTGAGGCCGAGGATTTTGTAATCGAGTATGTTGGTGAATTAATTCGTCCTCGT ATATCTGATATACGCGAACGTCTTTATGAGAAGATGGGGATTGGCAGCAGCTATCTTTTTAGACTTGACGACGGTTATGTG GTTGATGCTACAAAGCGTGGGGGAGTTGCAAGATTCATAAACCATTCTTGTGAG CCCAACTGCTACACCAAGGTCATAAGTGTTGAAGGCCAGaaaaaaattttcatttatgcAAAACGACATATAGCTGCAGGGGAAGAAATTACTTATAACTACAAATTTCCATTGGAGGAGAAAAAGATACCTTGCAATTGTGGTTCTAGAAA gTGTCGTGGATCACTGAACTAG